The stretch of DNA TACCCATATTTCAGCGGAATTCCTAGAGGTGCGCCCGTCCTCGAGAGAACGGGTGCGTTCTCGTGGAATCGGATCGCGGAGCCGGGCCTCGCCCGTGGGGGATGGAAGTACGCGCGGGTTGGAGCGGGGGTCAAGCGGTGGTGGAAAACCGGTTCATCACGTGGCGCGGTGCGGGCTTACGGCGCCCCGAACAGGCCAGACGCGCGTCCTCAGGGCCGCAAGAATGAGGGGCGGGCGCCGGTGTCGGCGCCCGCCCTTTCGTTCTTCCCCACCGCGGAGCCTACCGCAGGACGGCGTCGCGGAGGATGCGCTGGGTATCGATCAGCTCCGAGACCGGTGTGCCGAGCCGGAGCGCGGCGAGCTGTTGCGGGGTGAGCTGCCCCTGCGCCACCGGCTGCTGCGCGAGCTGCACGTTCACTTCCTTGGTGGAGAGGACGTACCAGCTGCCCGTCGCGGCGTCCACCACGATCGGCAGGAGGCCGCCGAGCACGTCGAGGATCACGTAGGTAGGTGACACCTGTCGCGTGATCTCGTAGTTCGTGTCCGCGAACCCGGCCTTCCGGAACGTGATGGTGTAGTTCTTCCCCTTGGCGAGCTGGAGCGTGGCGGGCGTGATCCCCCGGTTGGTGCCGTCGATCCAGATCTCTGCACCGGCCGGGTTGCTGTTCATCGCGACGTTCGCGGGGCCGCCGTTGAAGAGTGCGCCGCAGGCAGTGAGCGCAAAGGTGGGGAGCAGCAAGGTGAGACGCTTCATGATGTCCTCCGAAAGATGTTGGGGCAGGGTGCCCCGGGGCAGGCGCGGCGGTGCGCCTGAATGCGAATGTCGATCAAGGTTGCGCAGTGGTGTCCATCTACGCAGTGGTCGGCTAGCGTCAGCCGATGCGTGTGTCAGAATGGATGGGGAGCGGGCGGGAAGGTGCCGGCAAGTTCAATCATCGGCCGGAGCAGCGGTTGTCCATTCAACGGTCGGACAGGGCCTGTTGAATTCCCAGGTGCCACGGACGCATGCGCGCGTCCTGGGTGCACAGGATCAGGTTTCGCGGCGGCAATAAGATGTATTTGCTCACCGATTGTCGTCAAGGGCTCTACAGAATCACGGAAGGGATTCTAGCGCGGGCGTGTGCGTGCCGGCTCGCTGTTATTCCTCGCCGGTCTGCTCGTGCCGCGCGTGGACGGGCTTGCTCTCGGGCGAGTGCTGCTGCCGGAGCCAGATGGAGAGGACCGCGATGGCGAAGACGGAGAGGAACTCGCTCTGCCAGTTCTGGAAGCTCTCGAACCAGAAGCGCGAGGTGGCGAGATAGCCGAGCGTGCTGGCTCCCGGCTCGCCGTGAGCGGCCTGCTCCGAGCTGTACTCCGCCGCGCCCGTGGCTGCGTGGCCCCAGAACGACGCCACGAAGAGGAGGAACAGCACGATCGAGAGCGAGTTCCTGTACAGCGCCAGCGCGATTCCGCCGCGGCGCACGGGCCACGGCGCGGTTGGATCGTTCCGGTGCAGCCGCGGGTCCTCGTCGCTGGGCTCCTCGCCGGCGCCCTCCTCGTCGCTCGGCTTCTTGCTCTCGGCCGAGCCGCGCTGCACCAGGAAGGCGGTGAGGAAGACGAACACCGCCATCTGCAGGAACTCCGATTCCCAGTTCTCCAGCGTCGCCTCGCCGAAGTGGCCGGTGCCAAAGTACTCCACCAGCGTCACGGGCTGCTCGCCGTGCGCTTCCTGGGCGCTGTTGTACTCCGCCCGCCCCGTCAGCACCTGCCCCACGAACGCAAACGCGAACAGCGTGATCGCCGCGAGGCTGAGGCTTCGGTCCCGTATCCATTTCGGCACGTTCACGGCTCCGGTATGTCGTGGACGCTGGCGCGGCAGGTGACCACTCCGCGTACCTGTGATCACATCAGCGGATCGTATGCCATTGTGTTCCAGCGGGCCGATCGTGTCGGGACTTGCGAAACGTGGCGAGCATCACGATTGTCCGCTAGTGTATTCTGGCAGGGCGCACTTCTTCAACCTTGTGGATCGATTATGGGTGACCGCGCGCGCGGAGATCGGCGCAAGGTGATTCCCCCGCCGCCGCTCCCGCGCCTGGCAGGGCTGGAGGCGTTGCGTGGGGTTGAAGACGCGCCCGGCCTGGAGCTGTGGTTGAGCGCGCGTCACGTTCACGATTGGCTGGACACGCCGGCGTCGAGTCGCGCAGGGTTGGTTCCTGATGCAACGAAGCCGGCCGGGCGCATCAGGCGAGCGGAGGCGCTGGAGATGGCACCCGAGCTCGCCACCGCACTGCACGTGCTGCGTTGTGCCGCGGCGGATCCGCTGGGGCTGGGCGCCGCGCAGCTTGCCGTGGCGTGCGCAGAGGCGGCGGAGTGGGCGGAGTCGCGCGGGGTGCTTCCACTGGCGGTCGCGCTCGCGGAGGCGGCGGCGAACGCCGAGCCCGAGGCGCCTGCCAGGGCCAATGTGGCCGCGCGGATCTGCCGTCGCGCTGCCGAGTGGGATCGGTCGGCGGCGTGGTACCAGCGTGCAATTGGGCTCGCGCGTCGCCAGCGCGATGCGCGTGAGTTCATTCGAGGGCAAGTGGGCTACGGGGCCTCGTTGTACAACCAGGGCCTGCTGAACCAGGCCCGTCCCCACCTTTCCGCCGCGGCATGGCGGTCGCGCCTGGCCGGGCTTCACGAACAGGCAGC from Longimicrobium sp. encodes:
- a CDS encoding PEGA domain-containing protein, with the translated sequence MKRLTLLLPTFALTACGALFNGGPANVAMNSNPAGAEIWIDGTNRGITPATLQLAKGKNYTITFRKAGFADTNYEITRQVSPTYVILDVLGGLLPIVVDAATGSWYVLSTKEVNVQLAQQPVAQGQLTPQQLAALRLGTPVSELIDTQRILRDAVLR
- a CDS encoding DUF6766 family protein, which encodes MNVPKWIRDRSLSLAAITLFAFAFVGQVLTGRAEYNSAQEAHGEQPVTLVEYFGTGHFGEATLENWESEFLQMAVFVFLTAFLVQRGSAESKKPSDEEGAGEEPSDEDPRLHRNDPTAPWPVRRGGIALALYRNSLSIVLFLLFVASFWGHAATGAAEYSSEQAAHGEPGASTLGYLATSRFWFESFQNWQSEFLSVFAIAVLSIWLRQQHSPESKPVHARHEQTGEE